One window of Pieris rapae chromosome 14, ilPieRapa1.1, whole genome shotgun sequence genomic DNA carries:
- the LOC110991467 gene encoding nucleolar protein dao-5 isoform X3, with product MAPSPEYDKEPKAPDKAVANISSDDSKIQYNHTKEHSSASELSPTAPSNSDVENKLVESLDDGQLRALLDEAITYKCPKDREGKSSLFKELLEEVEQDEEACEAAARAGRAGRRDHHSSLQDLVAAMAAEPAPRRRHHHSHNVSARTHHGGSLPSGVDRSFLFSEEPTRGAYVATVRCVNPPPLAERRVSASDANAPGDIELVTRRSKPMFPMTYTARATLEIGSGSVGTGRAVTTTTASNQIDSAIPFSCITTPEVVASCNTTSTTQSTVVVDPKPLQLESCYNAVASLPGSTPAPAAAAPPAPAPHTLQLSRNVLPTSSLGGLLLASESCPSADESKKSLDENGNAFHGFSSPASGSSQQKKPRRKKSSKNETVIKSHHIDGYQGNKDLNEVLRFIESNADGARGSKARAKHKDDSDDKGKKRCAERRKDKESKVKRASSLEERSRTKLEDLTDKPSAHRRPAAPPAKPERRSWGDDARAALLLPDDAELTDFQTVTKRRKPRRRPDDAEPARPPPSPEPRASPSERSNDSNDDFDSAHSPPPAPAPAPPPPPPPPAQPPPHPPASYADIARTRNNIPDLIESCNFYAEGDEPKERPAPDRKAAASAGETMEGYPALATRRPRDKAGGGATRPQRKERDGARAAEPAPDVVADRRPPVILLAAAARGRDMDGITFGFDVNEQLLSGGRRARCDLLEGVPVRAGCAALRYVPPTLMPHATHTYQIVDYVGTAWEDIIRCSNGKVRYFSE from the exons ATGGCTCCTTCACCGGAGTATGATAAGGAACCGAAGGCCCCTGATAAAGCTGTCGCTAACATTTCCAGTGACGATTCTAAAATTCAGTACAACCACACTAAAGAACATTCAAGTGCTTCTGAACTGTCTCCTACAGCGCCTTCCAATAGTGATGTAGAg AATAAACTCGTGGAGAGCCTAGACGACGGACAGTTGCGAGCACTTCTGGATGAAGCGATCACCTACAAATGTCCCAAAGACAGAGAGGGAAAAAGCAGTCTCTTTAAG GAGTTGCTGGAGGAAGTGGAACAAGACGAGGAAGCGTGTGAGGCGGCGGCTCGGGCGGGGCGTGCCGGCCGGCGCGACCATCACTCGAGTCTGCAAGACCTGGTGGCTGCCATGGCAGCGGAACCCGCGCCTAGGCGAAGGCACCATCACTCGCACAACGTGTCGGCAAGGACCCACCATGGAGGGAGTTTGCCATCCGGTGTAGATAGAT CCTTCCTCTTTAGCGAGGAGCCGACGCGTGGTGCCTACGTGGCCACAGTGCGATGTGTCAACCCTCCACCGCTCGCCGAACGCCGCGTCTCCGCCAGCGATGCCAACGCACCCGGTGATATCGAACTTGTTACCAG GCGGAGTAAGCCAATGTTCCCGATGACGTACACGGCGCGCGCCACCTTGGAGATCGGCAGTGGCAGCGTGGGTACGGGCCGCGCGGTCACCACCACCACTGCCTCCAACCAG ATCGATTCCGCTATTCCATTCAGTTGCATCACAACTCCAGAGGTTGTGGCGAGTTGCAACACGACATCTACTACTCAGTCGACGGTCGTCGTGGATCCAAAG CCGCTGCAGTTGGAGTCGTGCTACAACGCCGTTGCCAGCCTCCCCGGCAGCACCCCGGCCCCCGCCGCCGCCGCGCCCCCCGCCCCCGCGCCCCACACCCTCCAG TTGTCTCGCAACGTGCTTCCGACGAGCTCCCTCGGCGGCCTGCTCCTCGCCTCCGAATCCTGCCCCTCCGCAGACGAGAGCAAG AAATCTCTGGACGAAAACGGCAACGCGTTCCACGGATTCAGTTCGCCCGCCTCGGGATCCAGCCAACAGAAGAAGCCGAGGCGGAAAAAGTCATCTAAGAACGAGACCGTGATCAAATCGCACCATATAGACGGCTACCAGGGCAACAAAGACCTCAACGAGGTGTTGCGATTCATCGAGTCGAACGCGGACGGGGCGAGGGGCTCCAAAGCGCGCGCCAAGCACAAGGACGACTCCGACGACAAAGGCAAGAAAAGATGCGCCGAACGACGCAAGGACAAAGAGAGCAAAGTGAAGCGGGCCTCCTCGCTGGAGGAGCGCTCGCGCACCAAGCTCGAGGACCTCACAGACAAGCCCTCCGCGCACCGCCGCCCCGCCGCGCCCCCCGCCAAGCCCGAACGCCGCTCGTGGGGCGACGACGCCCGTGCCGCGCTGCTGCTGCCCGATGACGCCGAGCTGACCGACTTCCAGACCGTCACCAAGCGCCGCAAGCCGCGACGCCGTCCGGACGACGCCGAGCCGGCCCGCCCTCCGCCCTCGCCGGAGCCCCGGGCCTCGCCATCCGAGCGCAGCAACGACTCGAACGACGACTTCGACTCGGCGCACTCGCCGCCGCCCGCCCCCGCCCCGGCTCCGCctccgccgccgccgccgcccgCCCAGCCGCCGCCGCACCCGCCCGCCTCGTACGCGGACATCGCCCGCACCCGCAACAACATTCCCGATCTCATCGAGTCGTGCAACTTCTACGCCGAGGGCGACGAGCCGAAGGAGCGGCCGGCGCCCGACCGGAAGGCCGCCGCCTCCGCCGGCGAGACCATGGAGGGCTATCCGGCGCTGGCGACGCGGCGGCCCCGCGACAAGGCCGGCGGGGGCGCGACTAGGCCCCAGCGCAAGGAGCGGGACGGAGCGCGAGCGGCGGAGCCGGCGCCGGATGTGGTGGCGGATCGCCGGCCGCCCGTCATCCTGTTGGCGGCGGCGGCCAGGGGCCGCGACATGGACGGCATCACGTTCGGCTTTGACGTCAACGAGCAGCTGCTGAGCGGCGGAAGGCGCGCACGCTGCGACCTGCTGGAGGGGGTTCCGGTGCGGGCGGGCTGCGCGGCCTTGCGCTATGTGCCTCCGACCCTGATGCCGCACGCCACGCACACGTACCAGATCGTGGATTACGTCGGCACGG cctGGGAGGACATAATCCGTTGCAGTAACGGCAAAGTGCGGTATTTCAGCGAATAA
- the LOC110991467 gene encoding nucleolar protein dao-5 isoform X1 — MAPSPEYDKEPKAPDKAVANISSDDSKIQYNHTKEHSSASELSPTAPSNSDVENKLVESLDDGQLRALLDEAITYKCPKDREGKSSLFKELLEEVEQDEEACEAAARAGRAGRRDHHSSLQDLVAAMAAEPAPRRRHHHSHNVSARTHHGGSLPSGVDRSFLFSEEPTRGAYVATVRCVNPPPLAERRVSASDANAPGDIELVTRRSKPMFPMTYTARATLEIGSGSVGTGRAVTTTTASNQVRTTTPRSNRDLPTAGPPQRFLDTPVLYDPYAGQNKLMKALCVREESPCDSGGNVRKEAPGGKEPRGSDAKEADTVDMDWNRRVDMWYESLNRYTGTPPLDYLASGMDGHLSRDCSVKLKAVDSDNKDIINVNENNSSNVDQSFKNTPRNILDGQDRVLHLSDCDESDISLRKLQKVGSGLVTPNLSKLINPRNIRNMTIQKADSFEDLNADYDAKDNIVLKSSTKTERRSKVKDKNNKTDESHIIQGTKGLEPFKKIHTLPSNIPPCTLSQKKKATSEKGDQVKEMKNKVLDESSSCTFNVNELKEIELVKINETETNLESGKIKRNVCEDVANKYENESNNNVASYENIAEPISKENILSASHEHQDFENKIGSKISGNCPGESSSDEVITSIPEKQLVDSTENKSGHDIINQLRKKYGISETKTVPDSANKHDKMNWKTDDSKPFDFADSCIFLSIRESLLKSRYFMNHPANKITEGDTYAKETSVEKKSKKKNKQKAKENPGPDKNNASKKNALKYLLYSDCTANKAKEKSAIADKIDSAIPFSCITTPEVVASCNTTSTTQSTVVVDPKPLQLESCYNAVASLPGSTPAPAAAAPPAPAPHTLQLSRNVLPTSSLGGLLLASESCPSADESKKSLDENGNAFHGFSSPASGSSQQKKPRRKKSSKNETVIKSHHIDGYQGNKDLNEVLRFIESNADGARGSKARAKHKDDSDDKGKKRCAERRKDKESKVKRASSLEERSRTKLEDLTDKPSAHRRPAAPPAKPERRSWGDDARAALLLPDDAELTDFQTVTKRRKPRRRPDDAEPARPPPSPEPRASPSERSNDSNDDFDSAHSPPPAPAPAPPPPPPPPAQPPPHPPASYADIARTRNNIPDLIESCNFYAEGDEPKERPAPDRKAAASAGETMEGYPALATRRPRDKAGGGATRPQRKERDGARAAEPAPDVVADRRPPVILLAAAARGRDMDGITFGFDVNEQLLSGGRRARCDLLEGVPVRAGCAALRYVPPTLMPHATHTYQIVDYVGTAWEDIIRCSNGKVRYFSE, encoded by the exons ATGGCTCCTTCACCGGAGTATGATAAGGAACCGAAGGCCCCTGATAAAGCTGTCGCTAACATTTCCAGTGACGATTCTAAAATTCAGTACAACCACACTAAAGAACATTCAAGTGCTTCTGAACTGTCTCCTACAGCGCCTTCCAATAGTGATGTAGAg AATAAACTCGTGGAGAGCCTAGACGACGGACAGTTGCGAGCACTTCTGGATGAAGCGATCACCTACAAATGTCCCAAAGACAGAGAGGGAAAAAGCAGTCTCTTTAAG GAGTTGCTGGAGGAAGTGGAACAAGACGAGGAAGCGTGTGAGGCGGCGGCTCGGGCGGGGCGTGCCGGCCGGCGCGACCATCACTCGAGTCTGCAAGACCTGGTGGCTGCCATGGCAGCGGAACCCGCGCCTAGGCGAAGGCACCATCACTCGCACAACGTGTCGGCAAGGACCCACCATGGAGGGAGTTTGCCATCCGGTGTAGATAGAT CCTTCCTCTTTAGCGAGGAGCCGACGCGTGGTGCCTACGTGGCCACAGTGCGATGTGTCAACCCTCCACCGCTCGCCGAACGCCGCGTCTCCGCCAGCGATGCCAACGCACCCGGTGATATCGAACTTGTTACCAG GCGGAGTAAGCCAATGTTCCCGATGACGTACACGGCGCGCGCCACCTTGGAGATCGGCAGTGGCAGCGTGGGTACGGGCCGCGCGGTCACCACCACCACTGCCTCCAACCAGGTGCGTACCACCACTCCCCGCAGTAACCGCGACCTTCCTACAGCTGGCCCACCCCAAAGGTTTCTCGACACTCCGGTACTCTACGACCCTTATGCCGGCCAAAATAAACTCATGAAGGCTCTCTGCGTCCGCGAGGAATCCCCCTGCGACAGTGGTGGTAACGTACGGAAAGAGGCACCCGGTGGAAAGGAACCGCGCGGCTCCGACGCTAAAGAGGCGGATACCGTCGACATGGATTGGAATCGCAGAGTGGATATGTGGTACGAAAGCTTGAATCGCTACACTGGAACGCCACCACTCGATTACCTCGCCTCTGGGATGGATGGACATTTATCAAGGGATTGTAGCGTTAAATTAAAGGCTGTTGATAGtgataataaagatataattaatgttaacgAAAATAATAGTTCTAATGTTGATCAAAGTTTTAAGAACACGCCAAGGAATATACTTGATGGTCAAGACAGGGTTTTGCATTTAAGTGATTGCGATGAAAGTGATATTAGCCTAAGAAAACTTCAAAAGGTGGGTAGTGGTTTAGTAACACCAAATTTATCAAAGTTAATAAATCCaagaaatattagaaatatgaCAATACAAAAAGCCGATTCTTTTGAAGATCTGAATGCAGATTATGATGCTAAggataatatagttttaaaaagttctACAAAAACGGAAAGGAGATCTAAagttaaagataaaaacaataaaactgatGAATCACACATTATTCAAGGCACAAAAGGTTTAGAACCattcaaaaaaattcatacTTTACCAAGTAACATTCCTCCATGTACTCtttcacaaaagaaaaaagcTACTTCCGAAAAGGGAGATCAAGtgaaagaaatgaaaaataaagttttagacGAAAGTAGTTCTTGtacttttaatgttaatgaattaaaagaaatagaacTTGTGAAGATAAATGAAACGGAAACTAATTTGGAGAGTGGCAAAATTAAACGTAATGTCTGCGAAGATGTggcaaataaatatgaaaacgaAAGTAACAACAATGTGGCGTCTTACGAAAATATTGCTGAGCCAatttctaaagaaaatatacttagCGCATCTCACGAACACCAGGATTTCGAAAACAAAATTGGTTCTAAAATATCAGGAAACTGTCCTGGTGAATCGAGCTCTGATGAAGTTATCACTTCAATACCCGAAAAACAATTGGTTGACAGCACAGAAAACAAATCAGGACacgatataataaatcaattaaggAAAAAGTATGGAATATCAGAAACAAAAACTGTGCCCGATTCAGCAAATAAACATGACAAAATGAACTGGAAGACTGATGACAGCAAACCATTTGATTTCGCCGATTCCTGTATCTTTCTAAGCATCCGTGAGAGCTTACTGAAATCTAGATACTTTATGAATCATCCAGCTAATAAAATAACCGAAGGCGACACTTATGCCAAAGAGACCTCTGtggaaaaaaaatccaaaaagaaaaataaacagaagGCTAAAGAAAACCCGGGGCCCGATAAGAACAATGCCTCTAAAAAGAACGctttaaaatatcttctaTATAGTGATTGCACAGCTAATAAGGCCAAAGAAAAATCTGCAATCGCTGATAAG ATCGATTCCGCTATTCCATTCAGTTGCATCACAACTCCAGAGGTTGTGGCGAGTTGCAACACGACATCTACTACTCAGTCGACGGTCGTCGTGGATCCAAAG CCGCTGCAGTTGGAGTCGTGCTACAACGCCGTTGCCAGCCTCCCCGGCAGCACCCCGGCCCCCGCCGCCGCCGCGCCCCCCGCCCCCGCGCCCCACACCCTCCAG TTGTCTCGCAACGTGCTTCCGACGAGCTCCCTCGGCGGCCTGCTCCTCGCCTCCGAATCCTGCCCCTCCGCAGACGAGAGCAAG AAATCTCTGGACGAAAACGGCAACGCGTTCCACGGATTCAGTTCGCCCGCCTCGGGATCCAGCCAACAGAAGAAGCCGAGGCGGAAAAAGTCATCTAAGAACGAGACCGTGATCAAATCGCACCATATAGACGGCTACCAGGGCAACAAAGACCTCAACGAGGTGTTGCGATTCATCGAGTCGAACGCGGACGGGGCGAGGGGCTCCAAAGCGCGCGCCAAGCACAAGGACGACTCCGACGACAAAGGCAAGAAAAGATGCGCCGAACGACGCAAGGACAAAGAGAGCAAAGTGAAGCGGGCCTCCTCGCTGGAGGAGCGCTCGCGCACCAAGCTCGAGGACCTCACAGACAAGCCCTCCGCGCACCGCCGCCCCGCCGCGCCCCCCGCCAAGCCCGAACGCCGCTCGTGGGGCGACGACGCCCGTGCCGCGCTGCTGCTGCCCGATGACGCCGAGCTGACCGACTTCCAGACCGTCACCAAGCGCCGCAAGCCGCGACGCCGTCCGGACGACGCCGAGCCGGCCCGCCCTCCGCCCTCGCCGGAGCCCCGGGCCTCGCCATCCGAGCGCAGCAACGACTCGAACGACGACTTCGACTCGGCGCACTCGCCGCCGCCCGCCCCCGCCCCGGCTCCGCctccgccgccgccgccgcccgCCCAGCCGCCGCCGCACCCGCCCGCCTCGTACGCGGACATCGCCCGCACCCGCAACAACATTCCCGATCTCATCGAGTCGTGCAACTTCTACGCCGAGGGCGACGAGCCGAAGGAGCGGCCGGCGCCCGACCGGAAGGCCGCCGCCTCCGCCGGCGAGACCATGGAGGGCTATCCGGCGCTGGCGACGCGGCGGCCCCGCGACAAGGCCGGCGGGGGCGCGACTAGGCCCCAGCGCAAGGAGCGGGACGGAGCGCGAGCGGCGGAGCCGGCGCCGGATGTGGTGGCGGATCGCCGGCCGCCCGTCATCCTGTTGGCGGCGGCGGCCAGGGGCCGCGACATGGACGGCATCACGTTCGGCTTTGACGTCAACGAGCAGCTGCTGAGCGGCGGAAGGCGCGCACGCTGCGACCTGCTGGAGGGGGTTCCGGTGCGGGCGGGCTGCGCGGCCTTGCGCTATGTGCCTCCGACCCTGATGCCGCACGCCACGCACACGTACCAGATCGTGGATTACGTCGGCACGG cctGGGAGGACATAATCCGTTGCAGTAACGGCAAAGTGCGGTATTTCAGCGAATAA
- the LOC110991467 gene encoding formin-like protein 5 isoform X4 → MAPSPEYDKEPKAPDKAVANISSDDSKIQYNHTKEHSSASELSPTAPSNSDVENKLVESLDDGQLRALLDEAITYKCPKDREGKSSLFKELLEEVEQDEEACEAAARAGRAGRRDHHSSLQDLVAAMAAEPAPRRRHHHSHNVSARTHHGGSLPSGVDRSFLFSEEPTRGAYVATVRCVNPPPLAERRVSASDANAPGDIELVTRRSKPMFPMTYTARATLEIGSGSVGTGRAVTTTTASNQIDSAIPFSCITTPEVVASCNTTSTTQSTVVVDPKLSRNVLPTSSLGGLLLASESCPSADESKKSLDENGNAFHGFSSPASGSSQQKKPRRKKSSKNETVIKSHHIDGYQGNKDLNEVLRFIESNADGARGSKARAKHKDDSDDKGKKRCAERRKDKESKVKRASSLEERSRTKLEDLTDKPSAHRRPAAPPAKPERRSWGDDARAALLLPDDAELTDFQTVTKRRKPRRRPDDAEPARPPPSPEPRASPSERSNDSNDDFDSAHSPPPAPAPAPPPPPPPPAQPPPHPPASYADIARTRNNIPDLIESCNFYAEGDEPKERPAPDRKAAASAGETMEGYPALATRRPRDKAGGGATRPQRKERDGARAAEPAPDVVADRRPPVILLAAAARGRDMDGITFGFDVNEQLLSGGRRARCDLLEGVPVRAGCAALRYVPPTLMPHATHTYQIVDYVGTAWEDIIRCSNGKVRYFSE, encoded by the exons ATGGCTCCTTCACCGGAGTATGATAAGGAACCGAAGGCCCCTGATAAAGCTGTCGCTAACATTTCCAGTGACGATTCTAAAATTCAGTACAACCACACTAAAGAACATTCAAGTGCTTCTGAACTGTCTCCTACAGCGCCTTCCAATAGTGATGTAGAg AATAAACTCGTGGAGAGCCTAGACGACGGACAGTTGCGAGCACTTCTGGATGAAGCGATCACCTACAAATGTCCCAAAGACAGAGAGGGAAAAAGCAGTCTCTTTAAG GAGTTGCTGGAGGAAGTGGAACAAGACGAGGAAGCGTGTGAGGCGGCGGCTCGGGCGGGGCGTGCCGGCCGGCGCGACCATCACTCGAGTCTGCAAGACCTGGTGGCTGCCATGGCAGCGGAACCCGCGCCTAGGCGAAGGCACCATCACTCGCACAACGTGTCGGCAAGGACCCACCATGGAGGGAGTTTGCCATCCGGTGTAGATAGAT CCTTCCTCTTTAGCGAGGAGCCGACGCGTGGTGCCTACGTGGCCACAGTGCGATGTGTCAACCCTCCACCGCTCGCCGAACGCCGCGTCTCCGCCAGCGATGCCAACGCACCCGGTGATATCGAACTTGTTACCAG GCGGAGTAAGCCAATGTTCCCGATGACGTACACGGCGCGCGCCACCTTGGAGATCGGCAGTGGCAGCGTGGGTACGGGCCGCGCGGTCACCACCACCACTGCCTCCAACCAG ATCGATTCCGCTATTCCATTCAGTTGCATCACAACTCCAGAGGTTGTGGCGAGTTGCAACACGACATCTACTACTCAGTCGACGGTCGTCGTGGATCCAAAG TTGTCTCGCAACGTGCTTCCGACGAGCTCCCTCGGCGGCCTGCTCCTCGCCTCCGAATCCTGCCCCTCCGCAGACGAGAGCAAG AAATCTCTGGACGAAAACGGCAACGCGTTCCACGGATTCAGTTCGCCCGCCTCGGGATCCAGCCAACAGAAGAAGCCGAGGCGGAAAAAGTCATCTAAGAACGAGACCGTGATCAAATCGCACCATATAGACGGCTACCAGGGCAACAAAGACCTCAACGAGGTGTTGCGATTCATCGAGTCGAACGCGGACGGGGCGAGGGGCTCCAAAGCGCGCGCCAAGCACAAGGACGACTCCGACGACAAAGGCAAGAAAAGATGCGCCGAACGACGCAAGGACAAAGAGAGCAAAGTGAAGCGGGCCTCCTCGCTGGAGGAGCGCTCGCGCACCAAGCTCGAGGACCTCACAGACAAGCCCTCCGCGCACCGCCGCCCCGCCGCGCCCCCCGCCAAGCCCGAACGCCGCTCGTGGGGCGACGACGCCCGTGCCGCGCTGCTGCTGCCCGATGACGCCGAGCTGACCGACTTCCAGACCGTCACCAAGCGCCGCAAGCCGCGACGCCGTCCGGACGACGCCGAGCCGGCCCGCCCTCCGCCCTCGCCGGAGCCCCGGGCCTCGCCATCCGAGCGCAGCAACGACTCGAACGACGACTTCGACTCGGCGCACTCGCCGCCGCCCGCCCCCGCCCCGGCTCCGCctccgccgccgccgccgcccgCCCAGCCGCCGCCGCACCCGCCCGCCTCGTACGCGGACATCGCCCGCACCCGCAACAACATTCCCGATCTCATCGAGTCGTGCAACTTCTACGCCGAGGGCGACGAGCCGAAGGAGCGGCCGGCGCCCGACCGGAAGGCCGCCGCCTCCGCCGGCGAGACCATGGAGGGCTATCCGGCGCTGGCGACGCGGCGGCCCCGCGACAAGGCCGGCGGGGGCGCGACTAGGCCCCAGCGCAAGGAGCGGGACGGAGCGCGAGCGGCGGAGCCGGCGCCGGATGTGGTGGCGGATCGCCGGCCGCCCGTCATCCTGTTGGCGGCGGCGGCCAGGGGCCGCGACATGGACGGCATCACGTTCGGCTTTGACGTCAACGAGCAGCTGCTGAGCGGCGGAAGGCGCGCACGCTGCGACCTGCTGGAGGGGGTTCCGGTGCGGGCGGGCTGCGCGGCCTTGCGCTATGTGCCTCCGACCCTGATGCCGCACGCCACGCACACGTACCAGATCGTGGATTACGTCGGCACGG cctGGGAGGACATAATCCGTTGCAGTAACGGCAAAGTGCGGTATTTCAGCGAATAA